A window from Meiothermus sp. CFH 77666 encodes these proteins:
- a CDS encoding sugar ABC transporter permease: MLLFIVWPTLNAFWLSFHRENLLGTSREWVGLANYAEMLKDPAFWRSVGATFVFAAIVAPVQLVLGLVAALMVARPFPGVGLFRTLFFLTTAVPTAVAAVAWGWFLHPVGGTLNRALEATGLSRQPWLTSPELALPALAVLTAWAGVGFTAILLTAGLQQIPEELYEAARIDGAGSWTQFWRITLPLLSPTLFLVALLILLSSLTAFGQIHLLTRGGPMESTTVWIYRVYQDAFFNFRFYYASAQAVALFLVLLLLAALQFRFFGRRVHYG, from the coding sequence ATGCTCCTCTTTATCGTCTGGCCCACCCTGAATGCCTTCTGGCTTTCGTTTCACCGCGAGAACCTGCTGGGCACCAGCCGGGAGTGGGTGGGTCTGGCTAACTACGCCGAGATGCTCAAGGATCCCGCCTTCTGGCGTTCGGTGGGGGCCACCTTCGTCTTTGCCGCTATTGTGGCGCCGGTGCAGTTGGTGCTGGGCCTGGTGGCCGCACTGATGGTGGCCCGGCCCTTTCCTGGGGTGGGGCTTTTCCGTACCCTTTTCTTCCTGACCACCGCCGTGCCTACCGCAGTGGCGGCGGTGGCCTGGGGCTGGTTTCTGCACCCGGTGGGGGGCACCCTGAACCGCGCCCTCGAGGCCACAGGCCTCTCCCGCCAGCCCTGGCTCACCAGCCCCGAGCTGGCCCTGCCCGCCCTGGCCGTCCTGACCGCCTGGGCTGGGGTGGGCTTTACGGCCATCCTGCTCACGGCGGGGTTGCAGCAGATTCCCGAGGAGCTCTACGAGGCCGCCCGCATCGATGGGGCCGGGAGCTGGACGCAGTTCTGGCGCATCACCCTGCCTCTGTTGTCGCCCACTTTGTTTCTGGTGGCCCTCCTGATCCTGCTCTCGAGCCTCACCGCCTTTGGCCAGATTCACCTGCTAACCCGTGGAGGGCCCATGGAGAGCACCACGGTCTGGATCTACCGGGTCTACCAGGACGCCTTCTTCAACTTCCGCTTCTACTACGCCTCGGCCCAGGCAGTGGCCCTCTTCCTGGTGCTTCTGCTGTTGGCGGCCTTGCAGTTCCGCTTCTTTGGGAGGAGGGTGCACTATGGGTAG
- a CDS encoding carbohydrate ABC transporter permease, which translates to MGSLPRWLARPLFYLGLWVYAFLLVLPLLNLFAASFKSDGELFAPGFWPTHPTLEPYQEALQKYPLARYLLNSLVVALGTTLGVLFVSATLGYALARIPFAGQGALFGFVVAMLLIPGEVTFLPLYLLVQQLGWLNSYTALIVPFIASPLGIFLLRQFIKSLPQDLFDAARIDGAGHLRMLWHVALPLSAPALGALSALTFLGAWNMYLWPLVTINRSEMMTAQIAVAQVQNVEVTSWNVVAATAILVLLPTLIAFLLAQRFFIRGIALGGLKG; encoded by the coding sequence ATGGGTAGCCTGCCCCGCTGGCTGGCGCGGCCCCTCTTCTACCTGGGGCTTTGGGTGTATGCCTTCTTGCTGGTTCTGCCCCTGCTGAACCTGTTCGCGGCCAGCTTCAAGAGCGATGGTGAACTGTTTGCCCCTGGGTTCTGGCCGACCCACCCCACCCTGGAGCCCTACCAGGAGGCCCTGCAGAAATACCCCCTGGCCCGCTACCTGCTGAACAGCCTGGTGGTGGCGCTGGGTACCACACTGGGGGTGCTGTTTGTTTCGGCCACCCTGGGATACGCCCTGGCACGTATCCCTTTCGCTGGACAGGGCGCCCTGTTTGGCTTTGTGGTGGCCATGCTGCTCATTCCCGGCGAGGTGACCTTTCTACCGCTCTACCTGCTGGTGCAGCAGCTTGGCTGGCTGAACAGCTACACCGCCCTCATCGTGCCCTTTATTGCCTCGCCGCTGGGCATCTTTCTGTTGCGCCAGTTCATCAAGAGCCTGCCCCAGGATCTCTTCGACGCGGCCCGTATAGACGGGGCGGGGCACCTGCGGATGCTCTGGCATGTAGCCCTGCCGCTCTCGGCTCCAGCGCTGGGGGCCCTCTCGGCCCTCACCTTTCTGGGAGCCTGGAACATGTACCTCTGGCCCCTGGTGACCATCAACCGCAGCGAGATGATGACTGCCCAGATTGCCGTAGCCCAGGTGCAAAACGTGGAGGTCACGAGCTGGAACGTGGTCGCGGCGACGGCCATCCTGGTCTTGCTACCAACCCTGATTGCCTTTCTGCTCGCCCAGCGCTTCTTTATCCGGGGAATTGCCCTGGGTGGGCTAAAGGGATGA